One window of Nicotiana tomentosiformis chromosome 11, ASM39032v3, whole genome shotgun sequence genomic DNA carries:
- the LOC138901395 gene encoding uncharacterized protein, with amino-acid sequence MTLMRWMCGLTRKDRIRNEVIRDKVDVAPVEDKLQESRLRWFGHVKRRDTDSLVRRCERLTIEGQRRGRERSKKYWGEVIRQDMILLQLTKDMTLDREVWRSRIRVVG; translated from the coding sequence atgacgttgatgagatggatgtgtggtctTACCAGGAAGGACcgaattaggaatgaagttattagggacaaggtggaTGTGGCCCCTGTGGAAGACAAGTTACAGGAGTctaggctgagatggttcgggcatgtgaagaggagagataCCGATTCCCTAGTGAGGAGATGCGAGAGGTTGACCATAGAAGGTCAGAGGAGAGGTAGAGAGAggtctaagaagtattggggagaggtgattaggcaggacatgataCTACTTCAGCTTACCAAGGACATGACCCTCGATAGAGAGGTTTGgcggtcgaggattagggttgtGGGTTGA